A stretch of Paenibacillus mucilaginosus 3016 DNA encodes these proteins:
- a CDS encoding NAD(P)H-binding protein: MILVTGAAGKTGSRTASRLREMGYPVRTAGRNRAAAAGHEGEHVVFDWNEESTHEAALEGVSAVYLVGPLMVMEPAKIMIPFLEKAWKAGVRRAVLLSSASVPEGGPVFGEVHRYLREQAPEWAVLQPSYFMQNFTEGPHGAAVRQGGDLVTAAGEGRVAFVNADDIAEVAVRALTDSVPHNTAHVITGPEALTYGEAAEILSRTAGREVRHVSVSPRELQQQWMALGMPEDYAAFMAGLDEGIRDRGTESRVTDTVERITGRRPVSLAEFLSVEAPVF, encoded by the coding sequence ATGATTCTCGTAACGGGAGCAGCAGGCAAGACAGGAAGCCGGACAGCGAGCCGACTGAGGGAGATGGGATACCCCGTCCGTACGGCGGGCAGAAACCGTGCAGCGGCTGCAGGACACGAGGGAGAGCATGTCGTGTTCGACTGGAATGAGGAGAGCACGCATGAAGCGGCCCTTGAAGGGGTGAGCGCCGTGTACCTCGTCGGGCCCCTGATGGTGATGGAGCCGGCGAAGATCATGATCCCGTTCCTTGAGAAGGCCTGGAAAGCCGGTGTACGCCGGGCCGTGCTCCTCAGCAGCGCTTCGGTGCCCGAGGGAGGGCCGGTATTCGGGGAGGTTCACCGGTACCTTCGGGAGCAGGCGCCCGAGTGGGCGGTGCTGCAGCCGTCCTACTTCATGCAGAACTTCACGGAAGGCCCCCATGGGGCGGCGGTCCGGCAGGGCGGGGATCTGGTGACCGCAGCCGGGGAAGGCCGGGTGGCTTTCGTGAATGCGGACGACATCGCGGAAGTCGCTGTACGCGCACTCACCGACTCCGTACCGCATAATACGGCTCACGTCATCACGGGGCCCGAGGCACTGACCTACGGCGAGGCGGCGGAGATTCTGAGCCGTACGGCAGGACGGGAAGTGCGGCATGTCTCCGTAAGCCCACGGGAGCTGCAGCAGCAGTGGATGGCGCTCGGCATGCCTGAGGATTACGCGGCGTTCATGGCCGGCCTCGATGAGGGCATCCGCGACCGCGGGACGGAGAGCCGGGTAACGGACACCGTGGAGAGGATCACAGGCCGCAGGCCGGTCTCGCTGGCGGAGTTCCTGTCCGTCGAAGCTCCCGTATTCTGA
- a CDS encoding nuclear transport factor 2 family protein, producing MNMTGKDIMQVQGTEGAMKEIMREFMESLLEGDTGRWAELFHEEAVFEFPYAPASMIQRLDGKAAIQDYIRHFPELLVIHEFTEPVFYPSSDPDRGVVEFGCRGESVQTGKSYVQSYISVIELKDGRIIHYKDYWNPLAALEALEGGEA from the coding sequence ATGAACATGACGGGTAAGGATATTATGCAAGTACAGGGAACCGAGGGAGCAATGAAGGAGATCATGAGGGAATTTATGGAGTCGCTGCTCGAGGGGGACACCGGCAGGTGGGCGGAGCTCTTTCATGAGGAGGCCGTGTTCGAATTTCCTTATGCACCGGCTTCCATGATCCAGAGGCTCGACGGAAAGGCCGCGATTCAGGACTACATTCGTCACTTCCCGGAGCTTCTCGTCATCCATGAGTTTACCGAACCGGTGTTTTATCCTTCTTCCGATCCGGACCGCGGAGTGGTGGAATTCGGCTGCCGGGGGGAGAGCGTGCAGACCGGGAAGTCTTATGTGCAGAGCTACATCTCGGTCATCGAGCTGAAGGACGGCCGGATCATCCATTATAAAGATTACTGGAATCCGCTTGCCGCCCTGGAAGCACTGGAAGGAGGGGAAGCGTAA